From Solibaculum mannosilyticum:
AGCGGTCTGCAGGGCGCGGATGGCGGCTTCACGACCAGCGCCGGGGCCCTTTACGTACACTTCCACCGATTTCAGGCCATGCTCCATGGCAGCTTTTGCAGCGGTCTCGGCAGCGGTCTGAGCGGCAAAAGGAGTGGACTTTCTCGAGCCACGGAAACCGAGTTCACCAGAAGATGCCCAGGAAATGGCGTTGCCCTGCACATCGGTGATGGTCACGATGGTGTTGTTAAAAGTGGACTGAATATGAACCGCGCCTTTTTCGATGTTCTTACGCTCGCGGCGGCGGCGGGTAGTAGCTCTTTTTTGAGTCTTTGCGGCCATCTTAGGTTCCCTCCTTACTTCTTCTTATTCGCAATGGTCTTCTTCGGACCTTTACGGGTACGGGCGTTGGTCTTGGAACGCTGGCCCCGGACCGGAAGTCCCTTGCGGTGGCGGACACCACGATAACAGCCGATTTCGATCAATCTCTTGATGTCGAATGCGACGTCACGGCGGAGGTCGCCTTCCACTCTCAGGTTATGGTCGATGTACTCACGCAGCTTGGAGACATCGTCTTCGGTCAAATCGCGGACACGGATGTCAGGATTGACGCCCGTGGCGGCGAGGATATCGTTGCTGGTCTTGCGGCCGATACCGAAAATGTAGGTAAGGCCAATCTCGACTCGCTTATCTCTAGGCAGGTCGACGCCGGCAATACGCGCCATAGTTTTGCACCTCCAAATTTGATCGCGCCTTAACCTTGGCGCTGTTTATGCTTGGGATTTTCACAGATGACCATGACTTTGCCCTTGCGCTTAATGACTTTGCACTTCTCGCAAATGGGTTTGACGGAAGGTCTGACCTTCATAGTAATCCCTCCTTGATAGGAACCGGGCTTCGGCCCTTGGGCCGAACCTCAACGTATCTATTTTATTTGGAACGCCATGTGATGCGCCCACGGGTGAGATCATAGGGCGAAAGCTCCAGCGTCACTTTATCCCCCGGCAGGATCCGGATAAAGTTCATCCGCAGCTTGCCGGAGATGTGGGCCAGAAGGGTTTTGCCGTTTTGCAGCTCTACCATAAACTGGGCGTTGGGAAGGGCTTCCTTGACGATGCCCTCTACCTCAATGACATCTTCTTTGGACAAGTTGAAAAACCTCCTCAAGTGACAGCCTCATCCGATTGAAACGGACGCAAGGCTCTGCGAATTTCACGGTTTGTGTTCATCTGCTCCTCCGGCACGACTGTGCTCGTAAGGCGGAGATGTTTGATGTTTTTCCGTTTTGGTCTTTGGAGAGGCCTTGCCTTCCCATCCACCACAAGGGCGGAGTCGGGCGCTGCTTCCAAGACGATTTGGAACGTCAATCGGTCGCGTCCGGCGGTGGACATCACCACGCGCCCCTTCACCAGTTGCAAAGCCCTTCCTCCTCTCAATCGGCGATTGTGAGGATCACCGGGCCATCCGGCGTAATGGCGACGCTGTGCTCAAAGTGGGCGGACAGTTTTCCGTCCTGGGTGAGCACCGTCCAGCCGTCCGCTAGGGTGCGGACTTTGTGTGTGCCCTCGTTGATCATGGGCTCAATGGCCAAGGTCATACCGGGCAGTAGCCGAACGCCTCGTCCGGGCGTTCCGAAATTCGGTACACTTGGGTCTTCATGGAGACGTGCGCCTACTCCGTGGCCAACATATTCGCGTACCACCGAGTAGCCGCGCGACTCGACATACCGCTGGACCGCACTTCCGATATCGCCTACCCGGTTGCCCGGCTTGGCTTGTTTGATCCCTTCGTAAAGGGATTCTCGAGTGGCGTCCATCAACCGCTGGGCCTCAGGAGAAACCTTCCCGCAGGCGAAGGTAGCGGCGTTGTCCCCGTTGTATCCGTGGATCTTGGCGCCAAGGTCGATGCTGACGATGTCGCCCTCCTTGAGAACACGGGATTTACTGGGTATGCCGTGGATGACCTCGTTGTTAACAGAAATACAGGCTGTTGCAGGGAACCCATTGTAGTTTAAAAAGTTGGGTTCTGCGCCCATCCTTTTGATGAGCTTATAGGCGATCTGGTCGATCTCGGCGGTTGTCACGCCGGGCTCTACCGCCTCGCCTGCAACCTTGAGTGCCATGGCGGAGATTCTGCACGCTTCCCGCATGAGCTGTAACTCGCGGGATGTCTTTAGCACAATCATGCCTTAATCCTCAAGAGCCGCCAGGGTAAGACGAGTGGTATCGGCCACTTCTTCCTGACCCTCTACTATAAAGAGCTTGCCCTTCTTTTCATAGTAGCTCTTAAGAGGCTCTGTCTGGTCATGATAAACCATCAACCGTTCCCGAATGGTATCCGGGTGGTCATCCTTACGCTGGATCAGGGTGCCGGAGCACACGTCGCACACTTCCTCAATGGCCGGTTTCTTGTAGACCACGTGATAGGAAGAGCCACAGGACTCACAGACACGGCGGCCCGACAGACGCTGGGTGATCTTTTCGTCCGGGACCTCGATATCGATAACCCGGTCGATCTCAATGCCCATGCGGTCGAGCGCCTCGGCCTGAGCAATGGTACGGGGGAAGCCATCCAGGATAAAACCGTTTTTGCAGTCATCCTCTTCGAGGCGGTGCTTGATGATCTCAATCACTACTTCATCGGGGACCAGCTTTCCGGCATCCATATAGGACTTGGCTTTCTTGCCGACCTCAGAACCGCTTTTCAGCGCTTCACGAATAATGTTACCCGTCGAGATGGCGGGGATGGAAAGAGTCTCGCTGATTACCTGTGCCTGGGTACCTTTGCCGGCGCCCGGAGCACCTAACAAAATCAGTTTCATTAGAATGTTTCCTCCTTTTCAGAGGTGTGAAAATGAAAACCGGATGCTGCCACCGGGGATGCCCTTTGGCCGGGCATCCGGTTCCTTTTTCGATTTTGAAGGGTTCTTCTTATTCAAGGAAGCCCTTGTAGTGGCGCATGAGCATCTGGGATTCGATCTGACGGACCGTCTCGATGGCGACACCGACGACGATGAGGATCGAAGTACCGCCCAAGGAAAGGCCGCCCATACCGGTGAGAGCACCGAATACGATGGGCAGGATGGCGATGACACCCAGGAACAGGGCGCCGATCAGCACGACCTTGGAGATAATGCGGGAGATGAAATCAGATGTGGGTTTGCCGGGACGGATGCCCGGGATTGCGCCGTTGTTCTTCTTCAGATTATTGGCCATCTCAATGGGATTATACTGGATGGACACATAGAAGTAGCTGAAGAAAATGATTAAGAGGAAGTAAAGGATAGCGTACAAAGCGCCGCTGGGGGAGAAGGCATTGAAGAAGCCGTCCCAGAAGCCACCCGGGGTCTGGTTGACGAACATGTCGATGGTGCTGGGGATCGAGAGGAAGGAGGATGCGAAAATGATCGGCAGCACGCCGGACATATTGACCTTGACCGGAATGTGGGTGGACTGACCGCCGTACATCTTGCGGCCCACCACGCGCTTGGCGTACTGGACAGGGATGCGGCGTTCGGCGTCGGTCATCAGGACGATGAAGGCGATGATCAGGATGAAGATGATCACAACCACCGGCACCAGGATGTAGTACTGGCCGCCCAATTGCAGGTACTGGTACAGCTGCATGACCATGGACGGTCCGCGGGAGACGATACCGGCAAACAGCAGGATCGAGATACCGTTGCCGATGCCCTTATCATTGATTTGCTCGCCCAGCCACATCATCAAAGCCGAACCGGCTGTAAGGACCAGGATGATGACAAATGCACTGAAGACCAAAGCGCCGCCTTCGTCGTACACTAAAATGTCCGACTGCTTCAAATAGAAGAAGTAGGCGGTGGCTTGAATTAAGCCCAAAGCAATGGTGGTATATCGGGTGATCTGAGCGATGCGTTTGCGGCCTTCTTCGCCTTCTTTTGCCATACGTTCCAGCGGCGGGATAGCGACGGTCAACAGCTGAATGATAATGGATGCATTGATGTAGGGGGTGATGGACATGGCAAATAAAGTTGCTTTTTCCAGTCCGCCACCGGAGATCATGTTAAAGTAACCCAGAAGGTTACTGCTGTTGGCACTCATATCCTCCATGAGGGCTTTCAGCGAATCCGCATCGATAAACGGCACTGGGATGGCCGCGCCGATTCGGAAAATGATCACGATGAAAAGTGTAAATAAAAGCTTTTTTCTCAGGTCTGCGATCTTCCATGCATTGCGGAAGGTTTCAAACATGTTAGATCACCTCGGCCTTTCCGCCAGCAGCCTCGATCTTCTCCTTTGCGGATTTCGAGAAAGCGGCGGCCTGGACGGTGATGGCCTTTTCTACTTTGCCGTTGCCCAGCACTTTTACGCCATCGTATGCCTTTTTGATAACACCTGCTTTCTTCAAAGCTTCAGTGTCTACCACAGAGCCCGCCTCAAAGGCGTTCAGAGCACCCACGTTGACTTCTGCATAGCGGGTGGCGAAAATGTTGTTAAAACCTCTCTTGGGCAGACGTCTCATCAGAGGCATCTGACCGCCTTCAAATCCGGCGCGCATTCCGCGGCCTGCACGGGCTTTTTGGCCCTTATGGCCTTTGCCGGCAGTCTTGCCGTTGCCGGAACCGTGACCTCTGCCGATGCGCTTGACCTCGCGATTGGAGCCCGGCGCCGGCGAAAGTTCATGCAGTTTCATTGACTTGCACCTCCTTGCTTACGCTTGGGACACCTCTACGAGGTGGCTAATTTTGGTGACCTTGCCGCTGGTGGCGGCGTTGTCAGGCTGAATGGTCTCGTCGCCAATCTTTCTCAGTCCCAGGGATTGGGCGGTGGCGATTTGATCCTTTTTGCTGCCGATCAGACTCTTGACCAGCTTGACCTTAATTTGTGCCATTTAGTCCGCCTCCTTAACCCAAAATTTCCTTGACCGACTTACCGCGGATGGCGGCAACCTGGTCGGCACTACGCAGGGACTTGAGGCCCTCCATAGTGGCTTGCACTACGTTGCAGGGATTGTTGCTGCGCAGAGCTTTGGTACGGATATCTTTAATACCAGCCATTTCCACCACGGCACGTACAGCGCCGCCGGCGATTACACCGGTACCAGGAGCAGCCGGCTTCAGCAGCACGGTGCC
This genomic window contains:
- the rpsK gene encoding 30S ribosomal protein S11 codes for the protein MAAKTQKRATTRRRRERKNIEKGAVHIQSTFNNTIVTITDVQGNAISWASSGELGFRGSRKSTPFAAQTAAETAAKAAMEHGLKSVEVYVKGPGAGREAAIRALQTAGLEVSLIRDVTPIPHNGCRPPKRRRV
- the rpsM gene encoding 30S ribosomal protein S13, with the translated sequence MARIAGVDLPRDKRVEIGLTYIFGIGRKTSNDILAATGVNPDIRVRDLTEDDVSKLREYIDHNLRVEGDLRRDVAFDIKRLIEIGCYRGVRHRKGLPVRGQRSKTNARTRKGPKKTIANKKK
- the rpmJ gene encoding 50S ribosomal protein L36 — translated: MKVRPSVKPICEKCKVIKRKGKVMVICENPKHKQRQG
- the infA gene encoding translation initiation factor IF-1 produces the protein MSKEDVIEVEGIVKEALPNAQFMVELQNGKTLLAHISGKLRMNFIRILPGDKVTLELSPYDLTRGRITWRSK
- a CDS encoding KOW domain-containing RNA-binding protein; protein product: MQLVKGRVVMSTAGRDRLTFQIVLEAAPDSALVVDGKARPLQRPKRKNIKHLRLTSTVVPEEQMNTNREIRRALRPFQSDEAVT
- the map gene encoding type I methionyl aminopeptidase, encoding MIVLKTSRELQLMREACRISAMALKVAGEAVEPGVTTAEIDQIAYKLIKRMGAEPNFLNYNGFPATACISVNNEVIHGIPSKSRVLKEGDIVSIDLGAKIHGYNGDNAATFACGKVSPEAQRLMDATRESLYEGIKQAKPGNRVGDIGSAVQRYVESRGYSVVREYVGHGVGARLHEDPSVPNFGTPGRGVRLLPGMTLAIEPMINEGTHKVRTLADGWTVLTQDGKLSAHFEHSVAITPDGPVILTIAD
- a CDS encoding adenylate kinase, coding for MKLILLGAPGAGKGTQAQVISETLSIPAISTGNIIREALKSGSEVGKKAKSYMDAGKLVPDEVVIEIIKHRLEEDDCKNGFILDGFPRTIAQAEALDRMGIEIDRVIDIEVPDEKITQRLSGRRVCESCGSSYHVVYKKPAIEEVCDVCSGTLIQRKDDHPDTIRERLMVYHDQTEPLKSYYEKKGKLFIVEGQEEVADTTRLTLAALED
- the secY gene encoding preprotein translocase subunit SecY — translated: MFETFRNAWKIADLRKKLLFTLFIVIIFRIGAAIPVPFIDADSLKALMEDMSANSSNLLGYFNMISGGGLEKATLFAMSITPYINASIIIQLLTVAIPPLERMAKEGEEGRKRIAQITRYTTIALGLIQATAYFFYLKQSDILVYDEGGALVFSAFVIILVLTAGSALMMWLGEQINDKGIGNGISILLFAGIVSRGPSMVMQLYQYLQLGGQYYILVPVVVIIFILIIAFIVLMTDAERRIPVQYAKRVVGRKMYGGQSTHIPVKVNMSGVLPIIFASSFLSIPSTIDMFVNQTPGGFWDGFFNAFSPSGALYAILYFLLIIFFSYFYVSIQYNPIEMANNLKKNNGAIPGIRPGKPTSDFISRIISKVVLIGALFLGVIAILPIVFGALTGMGGLSLGGTSILIVVGVAIETVRQIESQMLMRHYKGFLE
- the rplO gene encoding 50S ribosomal protein L15, which produces MKLHELSPAPGSNREVKRIGRGHGSGNGKTAGKGHKGQKARAGRGMRAGFEGGQMPLMRRLPKRGFNNIFATRYAEVNVGALNAFEAGSVVDTEALKKAGVIKKAYDGVKVLGNGKVEKAITVQAAAFSKSAKEKIEAAGGKAEVI
- the rpmD gene encoding 50S ribosomal protein L30 encodes the protein MAQIKVKLVKSLIGSKKDQIATAQSLGLRKIGDETIQPDNAATSGKVTKISHLVEVSQA